Proteins encoded in a region of the Pseudomonas putida genome:
- the catA gene encoding catechol 1,2-dioxygenase: protein MTVKISHTADIQAFFKQVAGLDHAEGNPRFKQIILRVLQDTARLVEDLEITEDEFWHAVDYLNRLGGRNEAGLLAAGLGIEHFLDLLQDAKDAEAGLAGGTPRTIEGPLYVAGAPLAQGEVRMDDGTDPGVVMFLQGQVFDADGKPLAGATVDLWHANTQGTYSYFDSTQSDYNLRRRIITDAEGRYRARSIVPSGYGCDPQGPTQECLDLLGRHGQRPAHVHFFISAPGYRHLTTQINFEGDKYLWDDFAYATRDGLIGELRFVEDAAAARDRGVQGERFAELSFDFHLQGAAAPEAEARSHRPRALQEG from the coding sequence ATGACCGTGAAAATTTCCCACACTGCCGACATTCAAGCCTTCTTCAAGCAGGTGGCTGGCTTGGACCACGCCGAAGGCAACCCGCGCTTCAAGCAGATCATCCTGCGCGTGCTGCAAGACACTGCACGCCTGGTCGAAGACCTGGAGATCACCGAAGACGAGTTCTGGCACGCCGTTGACTATCTCAACCGCCTGGGCGGCCGTAACGAGGCGGGCCTGCTGGCTGCTGGCCTGGGCATCGAGCACTTCCTCGACCTGCTGCAAGACGCCAAGGACGCCGAAGCCGGACTTGCTGGCGGCACTCCGCGCACCATCGAAGGCCCGCTGTACGTCGCCGGGGCGCCGCTGGCGCAAGGCGAAGTGCGCATGGACGACGGCACCGACCCAGGTGTGGTGATGTTCCTCCAGGGCCAGGTGTTCGATGCCGACGGCAAGCCGTTGGCCGGTGCCACCGTCGACCTGTGGCATGCCAACACCCAGGGCACCTATTCGTACTTTGACTCGACCCAGTCCGACTACAACCTGCGCCGGCGCATCATCACCGATGCCGAGGGCCGCTACCGTGCACGTTCGATCGTGCCGTCGGGGTATGGTTGCGATCCGCAGGGGCCGACCCAGGAATGCCTGGACCTGCTCGGCCGTCATGGCCAGCGCCCGGCGCATGTGCACTTCTTCATCTCGGCGCCGGGGTACCGCCACCTGACCACGCAGATCAACTTCGAGGGTGACAAGTACCTGTGGGACGACTTTGCCTACGCTACCCGTGACGGGCTGATTGGCGAGCTGCGCTTTGTCGAAGATGCGGCGGCGGCGCGTGACCGTGGCGTGCAAGGCGAGCGCTTTGCCGAGCTTTCGTTCGACTTCCACCTGCAGGGGGCCGCGGCGCCGGAGGCCGAGGCGCGCAGCCACCGGCCGCGTGCGTTGCAGGAAGGCTGA
- the catC gene encoding muconolactone Delta-isomerase yields the protein MLFHVKMTVKLPVDMDPAKAAQLKADEKELAQRLQREGTWRHLWRIAGHYANYSVFDVPSVEALHDTLMQLPLFPYMDIEVDGLCRHPSSIHSDDR from the coding sequence ATGCTGTTCCACGTGAAGATGACCGTGAAACTGCCGGTCGACATGGACCCGGCCAAGGCCGCCCAGCTCAAGGCCGACGAAAAGGAACTGGCCCAGCGCCTGCAGCGCGAAGGCACCTGGCGCCATCTGTGGCGCATTGCCGGGCACTACGCCAACTACAGCGTATTCGATGTGCCCAGCGTCGAGGCGCTGCATGACACGCTGATGCAGCTGCCACTGTTCCCGTACATGGACATCGAGGTCGACGGCCTGTGCCGGCATCCCTCGTCGATCCACAGCGACGACCGCTGA
- a CDS encoding IacB protein, protein MSDTKALRVLFCMGINQNFFDAPREEQLQVWAAFSAMWNGIHDLPGVRVLGNMDDDQAMVGPSDGFPWTTYLLADVPNIEAVHAACNLFRTTAVGEGPYKLWRYAKVEARVGRELIIQRA, encoded by the coding sequence ATGAGCGACACAAAAGCCTTGCGCGTGCTGTTCTGCATGGGCATCAACCAGAACTTCTTCGATGCCCCGCGTGAAGAGCAACTGCAGGTGTGGGCCGCCTTCAGCGCCATGTGGAACGGCATCCACGACCTGCCCGGGGTACGCGTGCTGGGCAACATGGACGATGACCAAGCCATGGTCGGGCCGTCCGATGGCTTCCCCTGGACCACCTACCTGCTGGCCGATGTGCCCAACATCGAGGCCGTGCACGCCGCCTGCAACCTGTTCCGCACCACGGCGGTGGGCGAGGGGCCTTACAAGCTGTGGCGCTACGCCAAGGTCGAGGCCCGTGTTGGCCGTGAACTGATCATCCAGCGCGCCTGA
- the catR gene encoding HTH-type transcriptional regulator CatR codes for MELRHLRYFKVLAETLNFTRAAELLHIAQPPLSRQISQLEDQLGTLLVVRERPLRLTEAGRFFYEQTCTVLQQLQNISDNTRRIGQGQRQWLGIGFAPSTLYNVLPELIRELRQDSELELGLSEMTTLQQVEALKTGRIDIAFGRIRIDDAAIQQQVLREDPLVAVLPKGHPLAGSPLSLAQLAGEAFILYPANPRPSYADHVLALFAQHGMSIRVSQWANELQTAIGLVAVGVGITLVPASVQQQHRTDIEYVGLLDSGAVSPIILSRRKGDVSPVVQRCLALIAQQAV; via the coding sequence ATGGAGCTGCGCCACCTGCGTTACTTCAAGGTTCTGGCCGAGACCCTGAACTTCACCCGCGCCGCCGAGTTGCTGCACATCGCTCAACCGCCGTTGAGCCGGCAGATCAGCCAGCTGGAGGACCAGCTCGGCACCCTGCTGGTGGTGCGCGAACGCCCGCTGCGGCTGACCGAAGCGGGTCGCTTCTTCTACGAGCAGACCTGCACCGTGCTGCAGCAGTTGCAGAACATCAGCGACAACACTCGTCGTATTGGCCAGGGCCAGCGCCAGTGGCTAGGCATCGGTTTTGCCCCCTCCACCCTGTACAACGTGCTGCCAGAGCTGATCCGCGAGCTACGTCAGGACAGCGAGCTGGAGCTGGGCTTGAGCGAGATGACCACGCTGCAGCAAGTGGAAGCGTTGAAGACCGGGCGCATCGACATCGCCTTCGGGCGCATTCGCATCGATGACGCGGCCATTCAGCAACAGGTACTGCGCGAAGACCCGCTGGTGGCCGTGCTGCCCAAGGGCCACCCGCTGGCGGGCAGCCCGCTCAGCCTTGCCCAGTTGGCGGGCGAAGCGTTCATCCTCTACCCGGCCAACCCTCGGCCCAGTTATGCCGACCATGTGCTGGCGCTGTTCGCGCAGCACGGCATGAGTATCCGCGTCAGCCAATGGGCCAACGAACTTCAGACCGCTATCGGCCTGGTGGCTGTAGGTGTAGGGATAACCCTGGTGCCGGCGTCGGTACAGCAGCAGCATCGCACCGATATCGAGTATGTCGGTTTGCTGGATAGCGGCGCGGTCAGCCCGATCATCCTTAGCCGGCGCAAGGGGGATGTGAGCCCGGTGGTGCAGCGGTGCCTGGCGTTGATTGCGCAGCAGGCAGTCTGA
- a CDS encoding Lrp/AsnC family transcriptional regulator: MSKAFAIEELDETDRELLRLLQADGTLSSAALGERLSMTVTPCWRRRKRLEELGIIKDYQANLDRRKLGYDVMAFAQVRFGNHSANAPDEFEQVILKLPQVLSCHKVTGEADYVLTVLATDLESYGRFVEEVLRRQPGIASIQSSLALREVKAVSRVPVP, translated from the coding sequence ATGAGCAAAGCTTTTGCTATCGAAGAATTGGACGAAACCGATCGCGAGCTGCTGCGCCTGTTGCAGGCGGACGGCACCCTTTCGAGCGCGGCACTGGGCGAACGCCTGTCGATGACCGTGACACCCTGCTGGCGTCGGCGCAAAAGGCTGGAAGAGCTGGGCATCATCAAGGATTACCAGGCCAACCTCGACCGCAGGAAATTGGGGTACGACGTGATGGCATTTGCCCAGGTGCGCTTTGGCAACCACTCGGCCAATGCGCCGGACGAGTTCGAGCAGGTGATTCTGAAGCTGCCGCAGGTGCTGTCCTGCCACAAGGTGACCGGTGAGGCCGACTATGTGCTGACCGTACTGGCGACCGACCTGGAAAGTTATGGGCGGTTTGTGGAAGAAGTGTTGCGCCGGCAGCCGGGGATTGCCTCGATCCAGTCCAGCCTGGCGTTGCGCGAAGTGAAAGCGGTTTCGCGTGTACCCGTACCCTGA
- a CDS encoding Rieske 2Fe-2S domain-containing protein produces the protein MSNLIPAINLAIDPAELVQPDRVHTSLYTDPALFDAELEKIFHSTWIWVAHESEIPEAGSYKTTYIGKQPVIVVRDRKKAINVLLNRCRHRGATVCEHKKGKTNSFVCPYHGWGYALDGSLRGIPHPESYGDCLDKAELPLVSLRTESYAGMVFATFKDDIEPLEDFLGAAKKWMDLFMKQGAGYGIKVPGEHRFRFPGNWKIQLENTTDAYHFPLVHKSFLSSVDEQTLELFDFVKGPGYVEDLGNGHSVMVMIPELVDLEADLDKPIPERFESLAAELRDEGIDEAQVRRIVRAVGGSGFNLNLFPNVACSMAFFRVLQPISVSETEIHHAVITMDGGPAAANRYRLRLHEHFQGPMGFGTPDDSEAWERVQKGARAGEDLWIMLNRGLVGEKPSADGLISDVSAETGMRAAYQQWKKMMTAEAK, from the coding sequence GTGAGCAACCTGATTCCCGCCATCAACCTGGCAATCGATCCGGCCGAGCTGGTGCAGCCCGACCGTGTCCACACCTCTCTGTACACCGACCCGGCGCTGTTCGATGCCGAGCTGGAAAAAATCTTCCACAGCACCTGGATCTGGGTCGCCCATGAAAGCGAAATCCCCGAAGCCGGCAGTTACAAGACCACCTACATCGGCAAGCAGCCGGTGATCGTGGTACGCGACCGCAAGAAGGCCATCAACGTGCTGCTCAACCGCTGCCGGCACCGCGGCGCCACCGTCTGCGAGCACAAGAAGGGCAAGACCAACAGCTTTGTCTGCCCGTACCACGGCTGGGGCTATGCCCTGGATGGTTCGCTGCGCGGTATCCCGCACCCGGAAAGCTACGGCGACTGCCTGGACAAGGCCGAGCTGCCCTTGGTCAGCCTGCGCACCGAAAGCTACGCCGGCATGGTCTTCGCCACGTTCAAGGATGACATCGAGCCGCTGGAGGACTTTCTCGGTGCGGCGAAGAAGTGGATGGACCTGTTCATGAAACAGGGCGCCGGTTATGGCATCAAAGTGCCGGGCGAGCACCGCTTCCGCTTCCCCGGCAACTGGAAGATCCAGCTGGAAAACACCACTGACGCCTACCACTTCCCGCTGGTGCACAAAAGTTTCCTGTCCTCGGTCGATGAGCAGACCCTGGAGCTGTTCGACTTCGTCAAGGGCCCTGGCTATGTCGAAGACCTGGGCAACGGCCACAGCGTGATGGTGATGATCCCCGAACTGGTCGACCTGGAGGCCGACCTCGACAAACCGATCCCGGAGCGCTTCGAAAGCCTTGCCGCCGAACTGCGCGACGAAGGCATCGACGAGGCGCAGGTGCGGCGCATCGTCCGCGCGGTCGGTGGTTCGGGCTTCAACCTCAATTTGTTCCCCAACGTGGCCTGTTCGATGGCGTTCTTCCGTGTGCTGCAGCCGATTTCGGTGAGCGAAACCGAAATCCATCATGCGGTAATCACCATGGATGGCGGCCCGGCGGCGGCCAACCGCTATCGCCTGCGCTTGCACGAGCATTTCCAGGGGCCGATGGGCTTCGGCACCCCGGACGATTCCGAGGCGTGGGAGCGGGTGCAGAAGGGCGCCCGCGCCGGTGAAGACCTGTGGATCATGCTCAACCGTGGCCTGGTGGGTGAAAAGCCCAGCGCCGATGGCCTGATTTCCGACGTCAGTGCCGAGACCGGCATGCGCGCGGCGTACCAGCAGTGGAAGAAGATGATGACCGCGGAGGCCAAATGA
- a CDS encoding LysR substrate-binding domain-containing protein: MNNLPSLDDLNIFLQVAKRASFAAVADELGMSAAYISKRIRMLEQTLEVRLLHRTTRRVTVSEEGERVYQWALQIFDAVQRMGDDISAQHREPAGQLRIASSLGLGRRFVAPALSELAERYPRLDIRLDVHDRLVDLIAEGVDLDIRVGNAIAPNLIAKPLARNRRVLCAAPAYLARRGTPKVLGELASHDCLVIKERDHPFGVWQLMGPDGEEGVRVTGGLSTNHGEVAHQWCLDGRGILLRSWWDVHDSLQDGRLVQVLEDYHQPADIWAVYTSPLASSAKVRVAVDFFRQYFAERYSLPE, encoded by the coding sequence GTGAATAATCTGCCCAGCCTCGACGACCTCAATATCTTCCTTCAGGTGGCCAAGCGCGCCAGCTTTGCCGCCGTCGCGGACGAGCTGGGCATGTCGGCGGCGTACATCAGCAAGCGCATCCGCATGCTTGAGCAAACCCTGGAAGTACGCCTGCTGCACCGTACCACCCGGCGGGTGACGGTGAGCGAGGAGGGTGAGCGGGTGTATCAGTGGGCGCTGCAGATATTCGATGCGGTGCAGCGCATGGGCGATGACATCAGTGCCCAGCACCGTGAGCCGGCCGGGCAATTGCGCATTGCCAGCAGCCTTGGCCTGGGCCGCCGCTTCGTGGCGCCGGCCTTGTCGGAGCTGGCCGAGCGTTACCCGCGCCTGGACATTCGCCTGGACGTGCACGACCGGTTGGTGGACCTGATTGCCGAAGGCGTCGACCTGGACATCCGCGTGGGCAACGCCATTGCGCCCAACCTGATCGCCAAGCCGCTGGCGCGTAACCGCCGGGTACTGTGCGCCGCGCCGGCTTACCTGGCCCGGCGCGGTACGCCCAAGGTGCTGGGCGAACTGGCCAGCCATGACTGCCTGGTGATCAAGGAACGTGATCACCCGTTTGGCGTGTGGCAGTTGATGGGGCCGGACGGTGAGGAAGGCGTGCGGGTCACCGGCGGCTTGTCGACCAACCATGGCGAAGTGGCGCACCAGTGGTGCCTGGACGGGCGCGGGATCTTGCTGCGCTCGTGGTGGGATGTGCACGACAGCCTGCAGGATGGGCGCCTGGTCCAGGTGCTGGAGGACTATCACCAGCCAGCGGATATCTGGGCGGTGTACACCTCACCATTGGCCAGTTCGGCCAAGGTGCGGGTGGCGGTGGACTTTTTCCGGCAGTACTTTGCCGAGCGGTATAGCTTGCCAGAGTAG
- a CDS encoding histone deacetylase family protein, translating into MLTVFSNNHRLHHGSELKDGAITPSFENPQRADTVLARVLGTGLGDVIAEQAFDRACYVAAHSERYVSFLENAWQEWAATGKTHDALPLVWPVRDLAIDREPGFIDGKLGFYAMDAGAPITAGTWEAVRSSANVALTGMQRIIDGADSAFALCRPPGHHAAREYMGGYCYLNNAAIAAERCLSQGAKRVAVLDVDFHHGNGTQNIFYDRPDVLFASLHGDPHVSYPYFSGYAHERGVGAGEGFNVNYPLGKGTRWAQYQLALQDALKRIVAHRPEYLVVSLGVDTFEDDPISHFKLTSEDFLRMGAEIASAGIPTLFVMEGGYMVDEIGINAVNTLQGFESAR; encoded by the coding sequence GTGCTGACAGTCTTTAGTAACAACCACCGCTTGCACCATGGCTCGGAACTCAAGGACGGCGCGATAACGCCATCGTTTGAAAACCCCCAGCGTGCCGACACCGTGCTGGCCCGGGTGCTCGGCACCGGCCTGGGCGATGTCATCGCCGAGCAGGCGTTCGACCGTGCCTGCTACGTGGCGGCGCACAGCGAACGCTATGTGAGCTTCCTGGAAAACGCCTGGCAGGAATGGGCCGCCACCGGCAAGACCCACGACGCGCTGCCGCTGGTGTGGCCGGTGCGTGACCTGGCCATCGACCGTGAGCCCGGCTTCATCGACGGCAAGCTTGGTTTCTACGCCATGGACGCCGGCGCGCCGATCACCGCTGGCACCTGGGAGGCGGTACGCAGCAGCGCCAACGTTGCCCTGACCGGCATGCAGCGCATCATCGACGGTGCCGACAGTGCCTTCGCCCTGTGCCGCCCGCCTGGGCACCATGCGGCGCGTGAATACATGGGCGGCTATTGCTACCTGAACAACGCTGCCATCGCCGCCGAGCGCTGCCTGAGCCAGGGCGCCAAGCGTGTGGCCGTGCTGGACGTGGACTTCCACCACGGCAACGGCACGCAGAACATCTTCTACGATCGCCCCGATGTGCTGTTCGCCTCCCTGCATGGTGACCCTCACGTGTCCTACCCGTACTTTTCCGGCTACGCCCATGAGCGGGGTGTGGGGGCAGGCGAAGGCTTCAACGTCAACTACCCGCTGGGCAAAGGCACGCGCTGGGCGCAGTACCAGCTGGCCCTGCAGGACGCGCTCAAGCGCATCGTCGCGCATCGGCCCGAATACCTGGTGGTGTCGCTTGGCGTCGACACCTTCGAGGACGACCCGATCAGCCATTTCAAACTCACCAGTGAAGACTTCCTGCGCATGGGCGCCGAGATCGCCAGTGCTGGCATCCCGACCCTGTTCGTGATGGAAGGCGGCTACATGGTCGATGAGATCGGCATCAACGCGGTGAACACCCTGCAAGGCTTCGAAAGCGCGCGTTAA
- a CDS encoding muconate cycloisomerase family protein, producing MTSALIERIEAIIVDLPTIRPHKLAMHTMQQQTLVVLRVRCSDGVEGIGEATTIGGLAYGYESPEGIKANIDAHLAPALIGLPADNINAAMLKLDKLAKGNTFAKSGLESALLDAQGKRLGLPVSELLGGRVRDSLEVAWTLASGDTARDIAEAQHMLEIRRHRVFKLKIGANPVEQDLKHVVAIKRELGDSASVRVDVNQYWDESQAIRACQVLGDNGIDLIEQPISRINRGGQVRLNQRSPAPIMADESIESVEDAFSLAADGAASIFALKIAKNGGPRAVLRTAQIAEAAGIALYGGTMLEGSIGTLASAHAFLTLRQLTWGTELFGPLLLTEEIVNEPPQYRDFQLHIPRTPGLGLTLDEQRLARFARR from the coding sequence ATGACAAGTGCGCTGATTGAACGTATAGAGGCAATTATCGTCGACCTGCCGACCATTCGCCCGCACAAGCTGGCAATGCACACCATGCAGCAGCAGACCCTGGTGGTATTACGCGTGCGCTGCAGCGATGGCGTGGAAGGTATCGGTGAGGCCACCACCATCGGCGGCCTGGCCTATGGCTACGAAAGCCCCGAGGGCATCAAGGCCAATATCGACGCGCACCTGGCGCCTGCGCTGATCGGCCTGCCGGCAGACAACATCAATGCCGCCATGCTCAAGCTGGACAAGCTGGCCAAGGGCAACACCTTTGCCAAGTCCGGCCTCGAAAGCGCCTTGCTCGACGCCCAAGGCAAGCGCCTGGGCCTGCCGGTCAGCGAGCTGTTGGGCGGCCGTGTGCGTGACAGCCTGGAAGTGGCCTGGACCCTGGCCAGCGGCGACACCGCCCGCGACATCGCCGAAGCTCAGCACATGCTGGAAATCCGCCGCCACCGTGTGTTCAAGCTGAAGATCGGCGCCAACCCGGTGGAGCAGGACCTCAAACACGTGGTGGCGATCAAGCGTGAGCTGGGCGACAGCGCCAGCGTGCGTGTCGACGTCAACCAATACTGGGACGAGTCCCAGGCCATTCGCGCCTGCCAGGTACTGGGCGACAACGGCATCGACCTGATCGAGCAACCGATTTCGCGCATCAATCGCGGTGGCCAGGTGCGCCTGAACCAGCGCAGCCCGGCACCGATCATGGCCGATGAGTCGATCGAAAGCGTCGAAGACGCCTTCAGCCTGGCCGCCGACGGCGCCGCCAGTATCTTCGCCCTGAAAATCGCCAAGAATGGTGGCCCGCGCGCCGTGCTGCGCACCGCGCAGATCGCCGAGGCCGCCGGCATCGCCTTGTACGGCGGCACCATGCTCGAGGGCTCGATCGGCACCTTGGCCTCGGCCCATGCCTTCCTCACGCTGCGCCAGCTCACCTGGGGCACCGAGCTGTTCGGGCCACTGCTGTTGACCGAGGAAATCGTCAACGAGCCGCCGCAGTACCGCGACTTCCAACTGCACATCCCCCGTACCCCAGGCCTGGGCCTGACCCTGGACGAACAGCGCCTGGCGCGCTTCGCCCGTCGCTGA
- a CDS encoding T6SS effector BTH_I2691 family protein, with protein sequence MPLSQRIAIAVAEAGLPHDQCMSCERQGLPILPLRRALVPDARPGCVTTVAGSLHVSTKMGLRTLRMGYLYVLLDQQVWHAYEVSEQGHLRRFNPYEPSDGLPAPLPEKCVNENHDIPSSFLNIDTDRYGSAWLAFSSDPWPVSVLNAYKRGTAPAHRFEGLDLTQARNNPELLGIAMTPDNLQIDKEVFEYAQHGCSPFDSAHGFYTRWLRRFALKGYLVNAMNRHKLESGVLAVVLDDTVGLIQEYNHQRLNWVVKRQVWREEPMRAYQLQTSQILQIIRATHRQWAAQKIPSLEPMTGDGPPVFVDPAVERQRLVERAQLESDERLEERYHEPQRAAFQAEYDQQEAEFQRYIDKDARAYAALFDTPMFKVAEQYDYDGDHRESGVAYAKTMALCLGGGITEAVVLGTVPAAGTSETLWLKWLQDPDSPPYRALLMRDRALLAGLLPSFTAAEAINWNDSDKLYGILSKIIASDDAGLRMRNTLKQAIAETQSALNAASQRLAPNVLPGIQKAVRHLNSATQFLYNGVHLIELEVKMKLGEYYALQSAHLRELQHKANASIAEARDRMHRSIDDFEFGSMKPFRKVRPIIQHGLMSLAVLDPRFTHTMITVTVWVEGTAEEVRGRLFEEANMKVTQVSSAAQITLVDVSVAAGTLEANARKVLQGMRITSQQAAQLVRTGFRGLRGVAGSWEVLLAIGGLYFQYDSLARNQEKAEEEIGPKAHEAKLALQGAQLGILGGQIELVGLVMRSSAGYIKAPWTRGVPAVGVALVKFGALFSAVAGVFDTAQAISAAKRASAAGDKTARILHATSAVFYGIGAVAFAGAVFKSLILGPLGLAVILSLAAFALSKQAEKNRSSALERWARRCWFGKGDETPAVHWDAPEYADIAFAELNAAVLGVKAKFNFESSMVTDPAAPKIGGLVGLVTEQKLRFQVVLPNYRDGASAFRWVLIVHRVGDGEFPEYKGGETIVVDDFHAITTEELSKSTRFSSFTPPRIPDYKADSIVIKQRECSEQNGVCWLEVSGVVELMPTVGKHTITGATLLVMYWLDRTIPSAYLEVCERGEND encoded by the coding sequence ATGCCCCTTAGCCAACGTATCGCCATTGCGGTAGCCGAAGCCGGGCTGCCGCACGACCAGTGCATGTCCTGCGAGCGGCAAGGCCTGCCGATTCTGCCACTGCGCCGCGCCTTAGTGCCGGATGCACGTCCTGGTTGTGTCACCACTGTTGCCGGCAGCCTACATGTTTCGACGAAAATGGGCCTGCGCACCTTGCGCATGGGCTACCTGTACGTGCTGCTGGACCAACAGGTCTGGCATGCCTACGAAGTCAGCGAGCAGGGCCACCTGCGCCGCTTCAACCCCTATGAACCTTCCGACGGCCTGCCCGCACCACTCCCCGAAAAGTGCGTGAATGAAAACCACGACATTCCCTCATCTTTCCTGAACATCGATACCGACCGCTATGGCAGCGCCTGGCTGGCCTTTTCGAGCGACCCTTGGCCGGTGAGCGTGCTGAATGCCTACAAACGCGGCACGGCACCTGCGCATCGCTTTGAGGGTTTGGACCTGACTCAGGCGCGCAACAACCCCGAATTGCTGGGCATCGCCATGACGCCTGACAACCTGCAAATCGACAAGGAGGTGTTCGAGTACGCGCAGCACGGGTGTTCGCCGTTCGACAGTGCGCATGGCTTTTACACCCGCTGGCTGCGCCGGTTTGCACTGAAGGGGTACCTGGTCAACGCGATGAACCGGCACAAGCTGGAGAGCGGTGTGCTGGCGGTGGTGCTCGACGACACCGTTGGCTTGATTCAGGAGTACAACCATCAACGACTGAACTGGGTGGTGAAGCGTCAAGTCTGGCGCGAAGAGCCCATGCGGGCGTATCAACTGCAGACTTCACAAATTCTGCAGATCATTCGCGCGACGCACCGGCAGTGGGCGGCACAGAAAATACCGTCGTTGGAGCCAATGACCGGCGACGGGCCTCCGGTGTTCGTGGATCCGGCAGTAGAGCGTCAGCGCCTGGTCGAGCGTGCGCAGCTGGAAAGTGACGAGCGGCTTGAAGAGCGCTACCACGAACCGCAACGGGCGGCGTTCCAGGCCGAGTACGACCAGCAGGAAGCCGAGTTCCAGCGCTACATCGACAAGGACGCCCGTGCGTATGCCGCACTGTTCGACACGCCCATGTTCAAGGTGGCCGAGCAGTACGATTACGACGGTGATCATCGTGAGTCTGGCGTGGCGTATGCCAAGACCATGGCGTTGTGCCTGGGGGGCGGTATTACCGAGGCCGTGGTGCTCGGTACGGTGCCAGCGGCCGGCACCAGCGAAACGCTCTGGCTGAAATGGCTGCAAGACCCCGACAGCCCACCTTATCGCGCGTTGTTGATGCGGGACCGTGCATTGCTGGCCGGGCTGCTGCCCAGTTTTACCGCTGCCGAAGCCATCAACTGGAACGACAGCGACAAGCTCTACGGCATCTTGAGCAAGATCATTGCCAGCGACGACGCGGGCCTGCGCATGCGCAACACCCTCAAACAGGCCATCGCCGAAACGCAGAGCGCGCTCAACGCGGCCAGCCAGCGCCTGGCGCCCAACGTGCTCCCTGGCATTCAAAAAGCCGTGCGGCACCTGAACAGCGCGACGCAGTTCCTCTACAACGGCGTGCACCTGATCGAACTGGAAGTGAAGATGAAGCTGGGCGAGTACTACGCCTTGCAAAGTGCCCACCTGCGCGAATTGCAGCACAAGGCCAATGCCTCCATCGCCGAGGCACGGGACCGGATGCATCGCAGCATCGATGACTTCGAATTTGGCTCGATGAAGCCGTTCCGCAAGGTGCGCCCGATCATCCAGCATGGGTTGATGAGCCTGGCAGTGCTCGACCCGCGGTTTACCCACACCATGATCACCGTGACGGTGTGGGTCGAGGGCACGGCTGAAGAGGTGCGTGGCCGGTTGTTTGAGGAAGCCAATATGAAGGTGACCCAAGTCAGCAGCGCGGCACAGATTACCTTGGTGGATGTCTCGGTGGCGGCGGGAACGCTGGAGGCGAATGCGCGCAAGGTGTTGCAGGGGATGAGGATCACTTCGCAGCAGGCGGCGCAGTTGGTCCGAACCGGCTTTCGCGGCTTGCGCGGTGTGGCGGGAAGTTGGGAAGTACTGCTGGCAATTGGAGGGCTGTACTTTCAATACGACAGCCTGGCCAGGAATCAGGAAAAAGCGGAGGAGGAGATTGGACCGAAAGCGCATGAGGCCAAGCTGGCGCTGCAGGGAGCGCAGCTGGGGATATTGGGAGGGCAGATTGAACTGGTTGGACTCGTTATGCGCTCCAGCGCTGGTTATATAAAAGCGCCTTGGACCCGCGGCGTACCAGCAGTTGGAGTAGCGCTCGTTAAGTTCGGCGCCTTGTTCAGTGCAGTAGCCGGAGTTTTCGATACCGCACAAGCAATATCCGCCGCCAAGCGAGCTTCGGCAGCGGGGGATAAAACAGCGCGGATTCTTCATGCTACTTCTGCTGTATTCTACGGAATAGGTGCTGTGGCTTTTGCTGGTGCCGTATTTAAATCGCTAATTTTAGGACCTTTAGGCCTCGCTGTAATATTGAGCTTGGCTGCATTTGCATTGAGCAAGCAGGCTGAAAAAAATAGATCTTCAGCATTGGAGCGTTGGGCAAGGCGCTGCTGGTTTGGAAAAGGAGATGAAACACCGGCAGTACATTGGGATGCGCCTGAATACGCAGATATTGCGTTTGCAGAGCTTAATGCAGCAGTTCTTGGTGTTAAGGCGAAGTTCAATTTTGAGTCGAGCATGGTAACAGATCCCGCAGCGCCGAAAATTGGAGGTCTAGTGGGTCTGGTGACAGAGCAAAAACTTAGATTTCAGGTGGTTTTGCCAAACTATAGAGATGGTGCTTCTGCTTTTCGCTGGGTTCTAATTGTCCACCGCGTCGGCGACGGAGAGTTTCCTGAGTACAAAGGTGGAGAGACCATTGTTGTTGATGACTTTCACGCTATCACTACAGAGGAGTTATCGAAATCTACAAGATTCTCTAGTTTCACCCCACCAAGGATACCCGACTATAAAGCTGATTCTATAGTAATAAAACAGCGAGAATGTAGTGAGCAGAACGGTGTTTGCTGGTTGGAGGTTTCAGGCGTAGTGGAGCTTATGCCCACTGTCGGGAAGCACACAATAACTGGAGCAACGCTGTTGGTCATGTATTGGCTAGATCGGACTATTCCGAGTGCTTACCTAGAGGTATGTGAGCGAGGGGAAAATGATTAA